A section of the Desulfonatronovibrio magnus genome encodes:
- a CDS encoding glycosyltransferase gives MRRKIGFSRDKAVQWASRLRYTKIWPLVRPFYLLFNKVFNFEALLGSTRSKILKAHRYRLNSLGFEDKTLSELESLIQDNILKSPAAWELALWHADQYSREHAMKCLNYLSIAASSINHRDKDSTLRAAIIESECHNILGNNDIARQNVHKALSIRADADLFLAAANLEQDLSAKIYWINKAFDINQLSTIDVKTSSDNLFFDCLMPTESNAEQKFAQKCKISVIMPAYNAQYTIATALESILSQTWQNLEVIVIDDCSQDETISQAKEFESLDKRVRIISTPENQGPYIARNIALKQATGEFVTCHDADDWSHPQKLEIQAAHLLNSPETIANTSQLSRAFNDLLFFRRGNPGRYIQVNMSSLMFRRVPVLEKAGFWDSVRFGADGEFTARLKKIFGEASVQHLKTGPLSFLRQSPDSLTGSRHFGYPGFFMGARKEYKESFEYFHEHTSQLFINHTIQTRSFPVPAPMLPRRTSLKNRKHFDVIIASDFRLPGGTTVSNIEEIKAQTSFGMSTGLVQMNRYDLVPSRKIDFRVRQILNGDTVSFITFGEKVSCDVLIIRHPPVLQDQQNYIPDIQAENVRVIVNQTPVKHYGTNPKFYYSFKSCLENLNRYCSCSGVWHPIGPLIRKALHEHHAHELELINLDSNDWHNIIDVSRWRRPSRPAQSNKILIGRHSRDDIYKWPDNPGELLTIYPESDRYEVHVLGGAQAPQKMLGRLPSNWHVLEFGAVHPQTFLSKLDFFVYYTHPDLVESFGRVIFEAMATGVPVIIPPDYKVLFQEAALYARPSEVESVIDYYTDDSLQYDKQVEKALHFVEDRFGYSRHKARLKGRF, from the coding sequence ATGCGAAGAAAAATAGGTTTCAGCCGTGATAAGGCTGTCCAGTGGGCATCAAGGCTGAGATATACAAAAATATGGCCTCTTGTACGCCCGTTTTATCTGCTTTTTAATAAAGTCTTTAACTTTGAGGCACTCTTAGGAAGTACCAGAAGCAAAATATTGAAAGCCCACAGGTATAGACTGAACAGCCTGGGTTTTGAAGACAAAACACTCTCTGAACTTGAAAGCCTGATCCAGGATAATATATTAAAATCGCCTGCTGCCTGGGAACTTGCTCTGTGGCATGCCGATCAATATTCCAGAGAACACGCCATGAAATGTCTCAACTATCTAAGTATCGCTGCTTCCAGTATCAATCATAGGGACAAGGACAGCACTCTCCGTGCAGCAATCATTGAATCAGAGTGCCACAATATTTTGGGAAATAATGACATCGCCAGACAAAATGTTCACAAGGCTCTCTCTATAAGAGCTGATGCTGATCTTTTTCTGGCAGCTGCCAACCTTGAACAGGATTTGTCTGCAAAAATTTATTGGATCAATAAGGCATTCGATATTAATCAATTGTCTACCATAGATGTTAAAACGTCTTCTGACAATCTTTTTTTTGACTGCCTTATGCCAACAGAGTCTAATGCTGAGCAAAAATTTGCTCAGAAATGTAAAATCAGTGTAATAATGCCTGCATATAACGCGCAATACACCATTGCCACAGCTCTTGAATCTATTTTATCCCAGACATGGCAGAACCTTGAAGTAATAGTTATTGATGACTGCAGCCAGGATGAAACCATTAGCCAGGCCAAAGAATTCGAATCGCTGGACAAAAGGGTAAGAATAATCAGCACCCCTGAAAACCAGGGTCCTTATATAGCCAGGAACATTGCCCTGAAGCAGGCAACAGGCGAATTTGTAACCTGCCATGATGCTGATGACTGGTCCCATCCCCAAAAGCTTGAAATCCAGGCAGCACACCTTCTCAATAGCCCCGAAACCATTGCCAATACTTCTCAGCTTTCCAGAGCTTTTAATGATTTGCTTTTTTTTCGCAGGGGGAATCCTGGCCGTTATATCCAGGTCAACATGTCTTCACTGATGTTTCGACGGGTACCTGTTCTTGAAAAAGCCGGATTCTGGGACAGTGTTCGTTTTGGAGCTGATGGTGAATTCACAGCGAGGCTGAAGAAAATATTTGGAGAAGCTTCAGTGCAGCATCTAAAAACTGGGCCTTTATCTTTTCTCAGGCAATCCCCGGATTCGCTTACCGGCAGCAGGCACTTTGGATATCCCGGTTTTTTCATGGGAGCCAGAAAGGAATATAAAGAAAGTTTTGAGTATTTTCACGAACATACATCTCAGCTGTTTATTAATCACACAATTCAGACTAGATCGTTCCCAGTGCCTGCGCCCATGCTGCCGAGAAGGACTTCTCTAAAAAACAGAAAGCATTTTGACGTAATCATTGCTTCTGATTTCCGGCTACCAGGAGGTACAACCGTTTCTAATATAGAGGAAATCAAAGCGCAGACAAGCTTTGGCATGAGTACAGGTCTGGTTCAAATGAACCGGTATGATCTGGTTCCTTCCAGAAAAATTGATTTTCGAGTCAGGCAAATACTTAATGGTGACACAGTCAGTTTCATAACTTTTGGAGAAAAGGTCAGCTGTGATGTCCTGATAATCAGGCACCCACCGGTACTCCAGGATCAACAGAACTATATTCCTGACATTCAGGCCGAAAATGTCAGAGTAATAGTAAATCAGACTCCTGTTAAACACTATGGAACAAACCCAAAATTTTATTATAGTTTTAAGAGTTGCCTGGAAAATCTAAACAGGTATTGCAGCTGCTCAGGAGTATGGCACCCCATCGGGCCATTGATCCGGAAAGCTCTGCATGAACATCATGCCCATGAGTTGGAACTGATAAATCTTGACAGTAATGACTGGCATAATATTATCGACGTTTCCAGATGGAGAAGACCTTCAAGGCCTGCACAGAGTAACAAAATCCTGATTGGCAGACATTCCAGGGATGATATCTATAAGTGGCCGGACAACCCAGGGGAACTGTTGACCATCTACCCGGAGTCAGATAGATATGAAGTTCATGTGTTGGGTGGAGCCCAGGCCCCACAAAAAATGCTTGGCCGCCTGCCCTCGAACTGGCATGTTCTTGAATTCGGGGCTGTTCACCCTCAAACGTTTCTTTCCAAACTGGACTTTTTTGTCTACTATACTCATCCAGATCTTGTCGAATCTTTTGGGCGAGTCATTTTTGAGGCAATGGCAACTGGTGTCCCGGTCATCATACCGCCGGATTATAAAGTACTGTTTCAAGAGGCCGCCTTGTATGCCAGGCCATCAGAAGTTGAGTCCGTCATTGATTATTATACGGATGATAGCCTGCAATACGATAAGCAGGTTGAAAAGGCGCTGCATTTTGTTGAAGACAGGTTTGGCTACTCCAGGCACAAGGCCAGGCTGAAAGGCCGTTTTTAA
- a CDS encoding ABC transporter ATP-binding protein — MVGGEFYSFVKRLKGVNKNYLEYMSCIMWFFKDIWGAFPRTMTTLSVVAVLGASLQGAALVGLVKYIGFLENDVEIIAGQLSVTARSSEIVIMASLCFFLLLSLSAWMLYYSGKLSTALIGNYHAYMLKRAVLYFDGLSAGRMSNGSSFDIARKVTDDMVNDTQRSAFLTRFLTGTISSLVILCYSLPALFYIDTLLTFILLLSIVFFMPFFYYANTLAYKSDFMLKKSGKKAKLDLHSIIVDAGKYQYISHEHCKKIDDFFMKSSINTRIKALPTYFLSIVKTELLTNIMLALTITFVISFKVPGALSGNFAWTMLLAYLIFLRLGVNAFRSVMLFFIKFSRCYPHINRYRNFLLSSIKQPREVSNIAVKVSSDGVWEGENHVTVQQPSMISLLTNLKVSRYNFPYLENTASGLGSGITVTPGECFFVSSQLPQRGGSLRQMLNLPGSFNSHDLKKFMPTDVYTAVNHHIGSNLDKNAGEFRWKKLSLEHKVELSIISALLSTARVVIINHGALNMVNEERRGEVISQLKKYKDLLLIVYPVNMLNLSSLAEYGENKCAVAGLSGKILALGSPRWISNKSDVIHELLKKDTLEITKGQSSENAMEEDDV; from the coding sequence ATGGTGGGAGGTGAGTTCTATTCGTTTGTTAAGCGTTTGAAAGGGGTTAATAAAAACTACCTTGAATATATGTCCTGCATCATGTGGTTTTTTAAGGATATCTGGGGTGCTTTTCCCCGGACCATGACAACGCTTTCTGTTGTGGCTGTGCTGGGTGCCTCTCTACAGGGAGCTGCGCTGGTCGGTTTGGTAAAATATATCGGCTTTTTAGAAAATGATGTTGAGATCATTGCTGGACAGCTTTCCGTAACGGCAAGAAGCTCAGAGATTGTTATTATGGCTTCATTGTGCTTTTTTCTTTTGCTATCACTGAGTGCCTGGATGTTATATTATTCAGGTAAATTATCCACTGCCCTGATCGGAAACTATCATGCCTACATGCTTAAAAGAGCTGTATTATACTTTGATGGCTTGTCAGCAGGTCGAATGTCCAACGGATCATCTTTTGATATAGCTCGAAAAGTAACTGATGATATGGTGAATGATACACAGAGATCTGCTTTTTTAACCCGTTTCTTGACAGGTACAATATCAAGCCTTGTAATTTTGTGCTATTCGCTGCCTGCCCTTTTTTATATTGATACTTTACTTACATTTATTTTGTTGCTGTCCATCGTGTTCTTTATGCCTTTTTTTTATTATGCTAATACTTTAGCCTATAAAAGCGACTTTATGTTAAAAAAGTCAGGTAAAAAGGCTAAGCTTGATCTGCATTCAATAATAGTTGATGCAGGAAAGTATCAATATATATCACATGAACATTGTAAAAAGATAGATGATTTTTTTATGAAAAGCAGTATAAATACAAGAATTAAAGCTTTGCCTACGTATTTTTTATCAATAGTAAAGACTGAGCTTTTGACTAATATTATGTTAGCCTTAACAATCACATTTGTTATATCCTTTAAAGTGCCTGGAGCGCTTTCTGGCAACTTTGCGTGGACAATGTTGCTGGCTTATTTAATTTTTTTACGCTTGGGCGTTAATGCTTTCCGTTCTGTTATGCTTTTTTTTATAAAATTTTCAAGATGCTATCCACATATAAACCGGTATAGAAATTTTTTGTTGAGTTCCATTAAGCAGCCAAGAGAAGTTAGTAACATTGCAGTAAAGGTGTCAAGCGATGGAGTATGGGAAGGTGAAAATCATGTGACCGTACAGCAGCCCAGCATGATATCACTTCTGACAAACCTGAAAGTCAGCAGATATAACTTTCCATACTTAGAAAATACTGCCAGTGGGCTCGGTAGTGGTATAACTGTTACGCCTGGAGAATGTTTTTTTGTATCGTCACAGCTTCCACAACGAGGTGGCTCATTAAGGCAGATGCTTAATTTGCCCGGAAGTTTCAATAGTCATGATCTGAAAAAATTTATGCCCACAGATGTTTATACGGCTGTAAATCATCATATTGGCTCTAATCTGGATAAAAATGCAGGAGAATTCAGATGGAAGAAGCTATCTCTGGAGCATAAAGTTGAGCTTAGCATAATTTCTGCGCTGCTCAGTACAGCCAGGGTAGTGATTATCAACCATGGTGCTCTGAACATGGTGAATGAGGAAAGGAGAGGAGAGGTTATTAGTCAGCTGAAAAAGTATAAGGATCTTCTTCTAATAGTTTATCCGGTTAATATGCTCAATCTCAGTTCCCTTGCAGAGTATGGAGAAAATAAATGCGCAGTTGCCGGGCTTTCAGGTAAAATTCTGGCCTTAGGCTCACCACGCTGGATCAGCAACAAAAGCGATGTTATACATGAGTTGTTAAAAAAAGACACCCTTGAAATAACCAAAGGTCAATCCTCTGAAAACGCTATGGAGGAGGACGATGTATGA
- a CDS encoding glycosyltransferase: MSSLFVSIVIPVYQSSDSLKHCLKRLSEQSFPAEKFEVVVINNDPHANLQLNSCIRNFVVLNETKPGSYSARNKGILNSRGHILGFCDSDCLPSKDWIKNAVHFFEENLDCKRIGGKIELIFSDIESPAIAELYEKTFAFRQEEYVEKGTAVTANMFAFRKVFEATGLFDDNMMSGGDLEWGYKAKARGFPIGYARSVLVYHPARKSYEELTDKARRVVSGYIVLNNAKFHKNPFKAIYHAFCMLKPPVKSIFLLSKNKDLRLMFKAILYFVDYSLKIVQLVEYVRVQFGKNPGR; the protein is encoded by the coding sequence ATGAGCAGTCTGTTTGTTTCAATAGTTATTCCAGTCTACCAGAGTTCCGATTCTTTGAAGCATTGCTTGAAAAGATTGAGTGAGCAGTCTTTTCCTGCGGAAAAATTTGAAGTCGTCGTGATTAATAATGATCCTCATGCCAATCTGCAGTTGAACAGTTGCATTAGAAACTTTGTAGTGCTGAACGAAACCAAGCCAGGTTCCTACTCAGCAAGAAATAAAGGAATTCTTAATTCAAGAGGGCACATTCTGGGATTCTGCGATTCTGACTGTCTGCCAAGCAAAGACTGGATAAAGAACGCAGTTCATTTTTTTGAAGAAAACCTGGATTGCAAACGTATTGGAGGTAAAATTGAACTTATTTTTAGTGATATTGAAAGTCCTGCCATAGCTGAGCTTTACGAGAAAACATTTGCTTTCAGACAAGAGGAATATGTAGAAAAAGGCACCGCAGTTACTGCGAATATGTTTGCTTTCAGAAAAGTGTTTGAAGCAACAGGTCTTTTTGATGATAATATGATGTCAGGAGGTGACCTTGAATGGGGATACAAAGCTAAGGCAAGGGGTTTTCCCATTGGATACGCAAGATCGGTACTTGTATATCACCCTGCAAGAAAATCTTATGAAGAACTAACTGATAAAGCCAGAAGAGTTGTTAGCGGCTATATTGTATTAAACAATGCAAAATTTCACAAAAATCCATTTAAAGCTATATATCATGCATTTTGTATGCTTAAACCACCAGTAAAATCTATATTTTTATTATCCAAAAATAAAGATTTGAGATTAATGTTCAAGGCTATTTTATACTTTGTGGATTACTCACTAAAGATAGTTCAGCTTGTAGAGTATGTCAGGGTTCAGTTTGGGAAAAATCCTGGAAGGTAA
- a CDS encoding glycosyltransferase family protein, with amino-acid sequence MSPQPSILMACIQPYWSCLQLGSQHLARQFAANGYDVHYFSAPVTPLHLAKIKSAEVRKRYQNALHSPWTDPVTSIKSYIPFSLIAPDGLPVLKENAVTMNWQKTIIPGPVRYLKKHRLNKADILYIDNLSYHFLLDMVRYDKCVFRIMDRHDGFPGWRGKTKAMAKKIAECADLTIYSARGLKDYTESLTPGKFVFIPNGVDFELFQRKFHTKRHCRLESIPDPIVIYTGSIDSRFNTELVVRAARRLPAVSFVCIGPDSGSWVSSSHPPNIYLCGPLDHNEIPHIMSSARAGIIPFNVAQDNDLISGIRPLKLLEYMAAGLPVICSRWAEVELMNSPAWLYDDEKEFIRLIQVATNSDHDPEVYVDFARQNTWQISFTRLRKELKNLV; translated from the coding sequence TTGAGCCCTCAACCCTCCATCCTCATGGCCTGCATCCAGCCTTACTGGTCCTGCCTCCAGCTTGGCAGTCAGCACCTGGCCAGACAGTTCGCGGCAAACGGCTATGACGTGCATTATTTTTCCGCGCCCGTCACCCCGCTACACCTGGCAAAAATCAAATCCGCAGAAGTCAGGAAAAGATACCAGAACGCCCTGCACTCTCCATGGACTGACCCCGTAACCAGCATCAAGTCTTACATCCCCTTTTCCCTTATTGCACCTGATGGACTTCCTGTCCTCAAAGAAAATGCAGTAACCATGAACTGGCAAAAAACCATCATTCCAGGACCAGTCAGGTATCTGAAAAAACACAGACTTAATAAAGCAGATATCCTTTATATTGATAACCTGAGCTACCATTTTCTTCTGGACATGGTCCGGTACGATAAATGTGTGTTCAGGATCATGGACAGACATGACGGTTTTCCTGGATGGAGGGGCAAAACAAAGGCTATGGCAAAAAAAATTGCTGAATGTGCCGATCTTACTATTTATTCAGCCCGTGGGCTGAAAGACTATACAGAAAGCTTGACCCCTGGGAAGTTCGTTTTTATCCCAAACGGGGTTGATTTTGAACTTTTCCAAAGGAAATTCCACACAAAACGTCATTGCCGCTTAGAGTCCATACCTGATCCAATAGTCATTTACACAGGCAGCATTGACTCAAGGTTCAACACAGAACTCGTTGTAAGAGCAGCCCGAAGATTACCAGCTGTATCATTTGTTTGCATAGGTCCTGATTCGGGTTCCTGGGTATCATCCAGCCATCCTCCCAATATCTATTTATGCGGACCATTAGATCACAACGAAATCCCCCACATCATGTCTTCTGCCCGGGCAGGAATAATCCCATTTAATGTCGCGCAGGATAATGACCTGATTAGCGGTATTCGTCCGCTGAAACTTTTGGAATATATGGCGGCTGGCTTGCCGGTAATCTGCTCGAGGTGGGCAGAAGTAGAATTAATGAACAGCCCAGCTTGGCTATACGACGATGAAAAAGAATTTATACGCCTTATTCAAGTGGCAACTAACAGTGACCATGACCCAGAGGTGTATGTAGATTTTGCCAGACAGAACACCTGGCAAATTTCATTTACCAGATTGAGAAAAGAACTGAAAAATTTAGTTTAG
- a CDS encoding glycosyltransferase family 4 protein gives MLTVLVVSQYLSSHAGGAERYIQEVCFRLENKGMKIHFLSAEGGQDLNISRPFRLFSAGFHPLWPRQVDDILRKVKPDMIFAHFTVPGITDVVLRKAVKHRIPVCLAYHSDVTGPEWYRRSMGYLYYKLAGCKTLEGADRIFVCSRKYRQTSPWLASLKKPFDFIGYGVDPVMSEAKQKQATPYIFFAGKPDVTSKGFNVLYKAWIGLKDDYPGLGLLVAGNTTRADEYPGARFLGQVNSRRELADLYASASVTVLPSISNAESFGMVLAESLLAGTPVVGSDIGGIPAIVDEGFNGYLAKPGDSIFLGEAVKNTLISEQKLRQNIREFKNEYLERYNWDRIAERVGKVLVKCRRV, from the coding sequence ATGTTGACCGTACTTGTTGTATCCCAGTATCTTTCCTCTCATGCAGGCGGGGCTGAGCGCTATATTCAGGAAGTATGCTTCAGGCTTGAAAATAAAGGAATGAAGATTCATTTTCTGTCTGCTGAGGGTGGTCAAGACCTGAATATCTCAAGGCCATTCAGACTTTTTAGCGCCGGGTTCCATCCTTTGTGGCCCAGGCAGGTTGATGACATATTACGCAAGGTCAAGCCGGATATGATTTTTGCTCACTTTACAGTGCCAGGCATTACTGATGTTGTGCTCAGGAAAGCTGTTAAACATAGGATTCCAGTTTGTCTGGCCTACCATAGCGATGTGACTGGGCCGGAGTGGTATAGAAGATCCATGGGATATCTTTACTATAAGCTGGCAGGATGCAAGACCCTTGAGGGTGCCGACAGAATTTTTGTCTGCAGCCGAAAATACAGGCAAACTTCTCCATGGCTGGCCTCTCTAAAAAAGCCTTTTGATTTTATCGGTTATGGTGTTGATCCGGTTATGTCAGAGGCAAAGCAAAAACAAGCCACTCCATATATTTTTTTTGCAGGCAAGCCGGATGTGACCAGTAAGGGCTTTAATGTGCTGTATAAGGCCTGGATAGGCCTGAAGGACGATTATCCAGGCCTTGGATTGCTGGTGGCGGGAAATACTACGAGAGCTGATGAATACCCTGGAGCGCGTTTTTTAGGACAGGTAAATTCAAGGAGGGAACTGGCCGATCTATATGCTTCGGCATCTGTGACAGTTCTTCCCAGTATTAGCAATGCTGAGTCATTCGGTATGGTTTTGGCGGAATCTCTACTGGCGGGGACTCCTGTTGTTGGGTCGGATATTGGGGGGATTCCCGCTATTGTGGACGAGGGTTTTAATGGATATCTGGCCAAGCCGGGTGACTCCATATTTCTTGGGGAAGCTGTTAAAAATACATTGATCTCAGAGCAAAAATTGCGTCAGAATATTAGAGAGTTCAAGAATGAGTATCTTGAAAGATACAATTGGGACCGGATTGCAGAGAGGGTTGGGAAAGTTTTGGTGAAGTGCAGAAGAGTTTAG